A genomic stretch from Falco biarmicus isolate bFalBia1 chromosome 17, bFalBia1.pri, whole genome shotgun sequence includes:
- the CCR7 gene encoding C-C chemokine receptor type 7 has product MESGKQLKVTLVFSLPLIFQFCAGNNVTDDYDSNITIDYTMFETLCEKEEVRNFRAAFLPAMYTLICFTGLLGNGLVMLTYIYFKRLKTMTDIYLLNLALADILFLLTLPFWATSAAMHWLFGEFACKAVYCICKMSFFSGMLLLLSISIDRYFAIVQAASAHRFRPRMIFISKVTCILIWLLAFILSIPELVHSGVNDRDNHPRCSIIANDLQTFNTGIKVSQMVFGFLFPLLVMSVCYLIIIKTLLQARNFEKNKAIKVIIAVVIVFVVFQLPYNGVMLAKTISAFNHTSSCEESKKLDVADDVTYTLACFRCCLNPFLYAFIGVKFRNDLFKLLKELGCLSQERLWQLSTCRESKRFSFAMETETTTTFSP; this is encoded by the exons ATGGAGAGTG GCAAGCAGCTAAAGGTCACCCTTGTTTTCAGCCTTCCTCTAATTTTTCAG TTCTGTGCCGGCAACAATGTCACCGATGACTATGACTCCAACATCACCATCGACTACACCATGTTCGAGACCCTGTGTGAGAAGGAAGAAGTCCGTAACTTCCGCGCTGCCTTCCTCCCAGCCATGTACACCCTCATCTGCTTCACGGGGCTGCTGGGGAACGGGCTGGTGATGCTCACCTACATCTACTTCAAGAGGCTCAAGACCATGACGGACATCTATCTCCTGAACCTGGCCCTGGCAGACATCCTCTTCCTGCTGACCCTCCCCTTCTGGGCCACAAGCGCAGCCATGCACTGGCTTTTTGGGGAGTTTGCCTGCAAAGCCGTCTACTGCATCTGCAAAATGAGTTTCTTCAGCGGGATGCTGCTCCTCCTGTCCATCAGCATCGACAGGTACTTTGCCATCGTTCAGGCTGCCTCAGCCCACCGCTTTCGTCCCCGGATGATATTCATTAGCAAGGTTACATGCATCCTCATTTGGCTCCTGGCCTTCATCCTCTCGATCCCTGAGCTGGTTCACAGTGGTGTAAATGACCGTGACAACCATCCCCGTTGTTCTATCATCGCTAATGACCTGCAGACCTTCAACACTGGCATCAAAGTGTCCCAAATGGTTTTTGGCTTCTTATTTCCCCTGCTGGTCATGTCTGTCTGCTACCTCATCATCATCAAAACATTACTCCAGGCCCGCAACTTTGAGAAGAATAAAGCCATCAAGGTCATCATCGCCGTGGTAATCGTCTTTGTTGTCTTCCAGCTGCCCTACAACGGCGTCATGCTGGCCAAGACCATCTCAGCCTTCAACCACACCAGCTCATGCGAGGAGAGCAAGAAGCTTGACGTGGCGGATGACGTGACCTACACCCTCGCCTGCTTCCGATGCTGCCTCAACCCTTTCCTCTACGCCTTCATCGGTGTCAAATTCCGCAATGACCTCTTCAAGCTCCTGAAGGAGCTGGGCTGCCTGAGCCAGGAGCGCCTCTGGCAGCTGTCCACCTGCCGCGAGAGCAAGAGGTTTTCCTTCGCTATGGAGACAGAGACGACCACCACCTTCTCCCCATGA